The nucleotide window TACTTCGCCTACAATTATTACCTGCGGCAGCGGTTCGGGGGGAGGGTGCAAAAAGTAAGCCTCGATGCCCGATTCACGTGTCCAAACGTCGATGGCACGGTGGCGACCGGCGGTTGCGTCTTCTGCGACAACCGCAGTTTCAGCCCCAGCCGGCGGCTGCCGCGCGCGTCGATTCAGGGCCAGTTGGAGCAAGGCATCCGCTTTGTCCGGCGCCGCTACGCGAACGTGGCCCGCTTTCTGGCTTACTTTCAGCCCGCCACCAACACCTACGCTCCCGTCGATCAGCTTCGCCCGCTTTACCTGCAGGCCCTCGATCATCCAGACGTTGTCGGACTGATGATCGGCACGCGGCCCGATTGCGTGCCCGATGACGTTCTCGATTTGTTGTCCGACCTGGCCGGCCGGACGTATCTCTCGGTCGAGTACGGCATGCAGACGATGCACGACCGTTCGCTGGTTTGGATGAACCGCGGTCACGACCACCAGGCGTTCGTCGATGCCGTTGAGCGGAGCCGGGGGCGGGGCTTCGAGATCGGCGCTCATGTGATCCTGGGCCTGCCCGGCGAGACGCGCGATGACATGCTGGCCACGGCCAACGAGCTGGCCCGGCTGCGGGTCGATGCGGTCAAAATCCACAACCTTTACGCCGTGAAGAACACGCCGCTGGCGGCCTGGGTGGAGTCGGGCGAAGTCCGTTTGATGGACCGCGATGCCTATGTCTCGACGCTGGTCGATTTTTTGGAACGCATTCCGCGCGACTGCCTGATCGAACGCATCGGCGGCGACGCCCCGCCCGATTACCTGGTGGGTCCCGCCTGGTGCCTTGATAAGCCGGCGTTGCGCGCCGCGGTAAGCGCCGAGTTCGAGCGCCGCGACGCCTGGCAGGGGAAGCGGGCCGATGGATGATTTCGACCTCAACTCGCTGGCCGCCTACCTGCACCTGGATGCCGCGCAAGTGGCCCGGCTTGTGGAACGGGGCAGGATTCCTGGCCGCCGCGTGTCGGGCCAGTGGCGGTTCTCGCCCTCCGAAATCCATCACTGGCTCGAACAGCGGATCGGGCTATCGGACGAACACG belongs to Pirellulales bacterium and includes:
- a CDS encoding TIGR01212 family radical SAM protein (This family includes YhcC from E. coli K-12, an uncharacterized radical SAM protein.); translation: MMTASLLGDDWRAAGLRYFAYNYYLRQRFGGRVQKVSLDARFTCPNVDGTVATGGCVFCDNRSFSPSRRLPRASIQGQLEQGIRFVRRRYANVARFLAYFQPATNTYAPVDQLRPLYLQALDHPDVVGLMIGTRPDCVPDDVLDLLSDLAGRTYLSVEYGMQTMHDRSLVWMNRGHDHQAFVDAVERSRGRGFEIGAHVILGLPGETRDDMLATANELARLRVDAVKIHNLYAVKNTPLAAWVESGEVRLMDRDAYVSTLVDFLERIPRDCLIERIGGDAPPDYLVGPAWCLDKPALRAAVSAEFERRDAWQGKRADG